The Erpetoichthys calabaricus chromosome 13, fErpCal1.3, whole genome shotgun sequence genome has a window encoding:
- the LOC114663593 gene encoding DOMON domain-containing protein FRRS1L → MFLPLLLLLRVGSSLGNPAEDGAPRSGHGDPGEPTFEEPHQDSYSTFAAELFESRYLSQEGYPFPTAPPVDPFARIKVSDCGITKGCFRYGKPGCDAETCDYFLSYRRIGADVEFELSADTDGWVAVGFSSDKKMGGDDVMGCVHDDNGRVRIHHFYNVGQWAKEIKRNPARDEEGIFESNRVTCRFKRPVYVPREETIVDLHLSWYYLFAWGPAIQGSITRHDIDSPPVSDYMVSIYSYQDIFMPSAAYQTFSSPFCLLLIVALTFYLLMGTP, encoded by the exons ATGTTCCTGCCGCTTCTGTTGCTGCTACGCGTCGGAAGCTCCCTGGGTAACCCGGCCGAAGACGGGGCGCCCCGCAGCGGCCACGGAGATCCGGGAGAGCCAACCTTCGAGGAGCCACATCAGGATTCATACAGCACTTTCGCTGCCGAGCTCTTCGAATCCCGATACCTAAGCCAAGAAG GTTATCCATTCCCGACTGCACCTCCTGTGGATCCTTTTGCACGGATTAAAGTAAGCGACTGTGGAATAACAAAAGGATGTTTCAG aTATGGGAAACCAGGCTGTGATGCTGAGACTTGCGATTATTTTCTAAGTTACCGCAGAATCGGTGCGGATGTTGAGTTTGAGCTCAGTGCAGACACAGATGGCTGGGTGGCAGTAGGGTTTTCCTCTGACAAAAAGATG ggAGGTGATGATGTAATGGGCTGTGTGCATGATGACAATGGTAGGGTTCGGATACACCACTTCTACAATGTTGGGCAGTGGGCTAAGGAAATTAAAAGAAACCCAGCCAGAGATGAGGAGGGAATATTTGAAAGCAACAGAGTCACCTGTAGATTCAAGCGGCCAGTTTATGTTCCTAGAGAGGAAACCATTGTGGATCTTCACCTGAGCTGGTACTATTTGTTTGCTTGGGGGCCAGCTATACAAG GATCCATCACCAGGCATGACATTGACTCCCCTCCAGTGTCCGATTACATGGTTAGCATATACAGCTATCAGGACATCTTCATGCCTTCAGCAGCATATCAGACATTTTCGTCTCCATTCTGTTTGCTGCTTATTGTTGCGCTGACCTTCTATTTACTTATGGGAACACCTTAA